The stretch of DNA AAATTTTGCCTCAGTATTAATTTTCACCGTTTGGCTTATAGACATGAAACTTCTGAATTTACGCTTCATTTAGTTTGTGAAAACTGGAACCTAGTACTGAACTATGGGAAGAAAACTGTCTCATGGCAAATGAAGTTATATATataggtggaaactcaggtgcagtcgacttcacgtgaagtcgactgcacctgagttttcatcCCTACGCATATAGTGTAACTAACTGCATTTGTCTGGCTTTATGGATCATCACAGTATCTGTATATGCTGTGTAAACATGAAACTCATCACATTTATCTAAATTTCTTCCACTTTTTGAAGCCTTGAAATTGTTATTGACAATAGAATGATTTGGATATTGTAGCTCATATCATAATTAAATTCTATGGATATTTGATTACCCTTCAGGAGAATGTGATGTACTGTTTGTATGCTTTTCTGGTTTTAAAATATCTTTCCATACATTGCTTTAACCAAGGAGGTTTTGTGTGTGCAAGTCTGTTTGAACTCCTAATTTATATTCCTAAAGTACCCTCATACCTGTTTATTAGTTATTAAGAGTGAGCGAGTTAGTTAGCTAGTTAGGAATGATTAGTAAGGAATTGGTAAATGGTATAAATAGATAGAATAATGTAGAAAGGTGTCTTTAATCATTTGgggtggaaactcaggtgcagtcgacttcacgtgaaggtGATAGCTGAGAGTCGTTAGATtgtttgactgatttgactaaattttcatctaacggctttcaactatcaacttcacgtgaagtcgactgcacctgagttttcaccatcATTTGGTAAGAGTCTCTAGAGAATATTAGAGCCCTAACTCTGTCAAATTAGtgtattcattcgcacttcttTGATGATCAGTTGCTTCCAGTTCTTGATAGCAGTTCTAACAGTTTAACCCCTTGTCACAGAGACGGAGACAGATAACACATGCGAACGCAAAGAGCAAGAGTGAGAAGTTCCCCCCTCCCCACCAAGATGGAACTCTAGGCTATCCATTGGGTTCTTCGCATCACATGGATCCGGTATTTGATCCTCCCGATGTTCCGTTTAGTTCCACGAACTTCTCACAACCGAAATCAAGTATGCAAACGTGGTCTGGCCCCTTGGTAGAATCTGCCGGCGGCGGTGCAccgagaagaaagaaaaaacacgGTAGGTGACCGGTCGGAGGCATATCGGCATATACACTCAAAAACATCTCAAAGGAGGACTCAAACACACAATTGTGTGAGGATTCAAAGAGAAAGATTCTTGTAGTATAACACCAAATCATTTTTTAGGAGTATCCATGAAGTTGGTAACAAAGCCACTAGATCAGAGGTTTATTCTCTATCTTGTATatcttattaatattaatattattattatttattattaattttttcccCTTTCTTAAGTTTTAAAAGCTTAATTAGCTTAGATGAACTTATAATAAAATAGGTTTTGGAAaccttgctatttacattcctccctaattttgttactttttcaaaccatttcatttttcatttcacCTCTGCTTATCCAGAATCATGTGAATTGTGCAGTACTTAATACATAGTTTTCAAGCTCTGTTATTTCTaaatatgaatgaatgaatgttttccattattttcttttgcaccTTGGAGTAGAAACTAAGAGTTAGCATGTTAAAGTGGAGCTTATATCAAAATTCAACATGACAAAGTGAAAGTGACATAAACATTTTCCCCCTTTATTTGAAAGTAATTTATCTATCTTAATCATCACTCAACCTAGGGCTAATAAAAATTAGGTTAAATTATACAGTTGATTTCTACACTTTCAGAAAAATTGTAAATTAGTCTTTACactttaaaagtttgtaattgagtctctaaaaaaaattaaaatttgtaatttagtcTTCGCCGGTCAAAAAATGTtgatttaatagaatattttcataatatattaaaaatattctgttaaaatagagaatatattaagaatattttgttaaatcaAACACTTTTTGAACGATGAGGActaaattgtaaattttaattctctttaaggatttaattataaacttttaaaatgtAGAGATCAATTTGCAATTTTATTGAAAGTGTAGGATCACCGGATAATTTAACCTAAAAATTATGGATAAGCCTATTACAATCACTTTGCATGGGAGATTGGGAGAAAATAGTGTTACATTGGGATCTAAACCGTGGtcaattttactttatttttccttctttttgatCACACTCTTCCCCATCTCAAATTTTGGTGCTATTTCTAGTTcatcattaaaataaaaatgtaccAACATTTATGGTCTCTCCCTAAGTATTATCAAGAAGGGTAGATTGAAGAAAATCAGTTGTTGAGTTTGATAGTTAGATTCCAAACCTCTTTATATTTAAGCTTTTTAGGTTTGTGTATTGTAGGACACGTGGCATCTATAGAGAATCCCAAGTACTAATTTTGGTCTTATCAACCATTCAATTATTTGGTGCACCtatatcttatatatatatattttgttctcACTAGAGTTGGAGAGTGCAATAATCGAGCCATACCTTAAGGATGAGGCCCCAAGGACCTCCACCTCCTCCTGGAGGGCCTGGGCCTCCGGGCTTTCCCGGCCCAATATCCGTACTTGGCAATTTCTTCAATGGGCTATGTAGTGCCATATCTTCTTGGTATGTAACATTTTTCCTTCTTGCTTTAATTAGCATTAGTCAATATATAATCTATAAATGATGACTTAGAATGAActttaaagaaaattagaatATGCCACTAtgattatgatttatgaaagTGGAAATTATTGAACATTATTTTCCACAATTTTTCCAATTTTTGACACAGTTTCTACATAGTTTGCTGTTGTTGCTTGCTACAAGAGTGTTTTGGTGGGCCAGCTGAATCGCCGCCTCCTCCGCAGACTCCGCTGCTAGCTCCGCCTCCACCTCCACCTCCCCCTCCACCGGCGCCACCTGTACCTACACCACCACCAGCCGGACCTCCTGGCCCTGATTTTTCTCCTGCTCCTCCAAATCCTTATGGGCCTCCTGGTCCTCCAGGCCCATATTCTCCTCCCGGGCCTCCTGGTCCTCCAGGCCCATATTCTCCTCCCGGGCCTCCTGGTCCTATTGGCCCACCTCCTTATTAAGGAAGAAATTTTTGGCGGCCCATCATAACTTATAACCAACAGCTccttgtccaaaaaaaaaacaacggctcaaagaaagaataaatataaatgtttctacattttaaataataataataataataattttagacCAAAGAGCTTAATGATGTAACCAAATTATGGTGATTACATTGTCATGAGAAAATCCCTAGTCTAATGCTTGTTTTATGTTATTGTTTAGATGACTTTGCATGTGATTGTATCCAAATTATGTCGTTGCAATTTCTTGACTTTAGTTAAGatattcaaatatttctacGATGATTTCTTAACAAATTGAAAACGTATTTGTGACGTAGGAGCACACGCATAGttgttttgataatttaaacAAATTGTTTTACGCACATTTATTAGAAATAATGCAAGGTAATTATTTTTTCCATTTAATTGGCATGGCAAATAGAGCTTAGAAGGCGATGGGTTGTAGAAAGTAGAAACTGGAAATAAAGTagtgctttttcttttaattaaaaaacaatagaagagtaaaaaataaaaatctatccATCATTCAGATATTttatcatagaaaaataaaaaaataatattatcgtGTGGACAAGTACAGGTCATAGTCACATTTGAATGATTGAATTGGGTCAATTATTTTGCGGTGTTGTCCCAATGAATCCATATCCACATGCACCACGTATTTCTTATGATTTTCAGggtcattttattgttttaatggACCCTGTATGTCCTGTAAGAAATAGAAATGTCAAAATATTagtccaaaaataaatttaaattagtcaagtgattagtttattaatttgtttaaatagatatttaaatttaaatttaaattttattttatgtatataataatttattgataaaaaataaatttttaaataaaatttaaaattacgatgaattaaattttaatttgtcaaactaaaagatattgtaaaaaacaaaaaaaattagagaaattTTAAATAAGCTGAATGGAATTATAGTTTACTTGATAAATGTTAATATTTTAgtcactaattttttattttttttaaatgttgtttttttccttaaaaaaagagttaaattctaaaatagttTTTGAGATTTGcatgtatatcaaaattatttatgAGATTTTAATTGCATCAATTACGTTTATGAAACTGACAAAAGAGTATTATGTTagttttttatctattttttgttaatgattGACTAACGTGACTTGCTGATATAGACCATCAGTGACACATATTACTTTATGTTTTAACCACGTGTGATAGTATGATGACGAGTCATTTAGTGACACGTGACATGCTGATATGAACGGTTGTGTCAAGTGTCATAGTAGAAGTAAATATCAAATCGATACCCGAAAGATTTTGGTGTTGACAAAACAATGCATGacttttgttattgacaaaatagtccttaaatgattttaaaatttgacaagcgtGTCCCTAAACTCGTCGGAGCACATTTCTGATGAGAAGGATGCTGAGGTGGTAACCAAAAAATTCAAagtgaaaattttaattaattacttatcCAGAATCTAATCCCCAATCCCTCCTAATCCCCTCCCTTTTCCCGTTGAACCCTAATCCCCCTCCCCAACGCACTCTCTCATACTCTCAATGCACTCTCCCAAAAACGACAGTAGAACTCAACCTTTTCAGTCTCACAGAGCTGCTGTCACCGACACCGCACGGTTGGTATCTCGTCGCTGGGTCTTTTGCGTCTGCCAACTCCTGTGTTGTTTGTCTCCTCCGTTGGTGTCGCGTTGTCCATGAGCCTTCACCGTTGTCGCCTTGCCTAAACCCACTATTCGTCGTCCCTGCACCTTCATTGTTGTCTCCTCAATGTCACCTCGTAGGTATGTGCTTCACAGTGGCTCGCTTCCCTCCTTGTGGTCAAGCATAAGAACAGACACACATAAAGCAGCGTCTCACTCATCGGCCTTGTTTCTGTCACCTCTGCTTGTTGCCCCACCACTAGTCGCTGCCCTATCTCTTCTGTCTGTGTTCCGTCTTGGTTCCGTCGTGTCGTgtcttttctgtctcttattctTTTGATTTGGTCTAAATATGCCTCTTACTTTTGTGGTGTTTATattgaactttattttattttattttaattattgtataTGAATCTGTTTGCATTTATCTGagttttattgttattaatctTTTTGAATTGTAAATTTGGAATAATTCATGGTTGAAAAAGTGAGAGTGTGATGGGAAGGGAGGATTTTTTGCTAGATTAGGGTTCAAGAATTTTTTCAGGTTTATGGCAACTTATGAGTGAGAGAGTGCATTGGAGAGGGCGGAGGTTAAGGTTCAAAGGGGGAAGAGAGGGAGGATTATGGTTCAGAAAGGAGggttttagattttttaggTTGGActggttaattaattaattaaaaattatacctTGAATTTTTTGGTAGCCACCTTAGCATCCTTCTTGTTGGAAATGTACTCTGGCAAGATTAAGGGCAcgtttgtcaaattttaaaattatttaaggaCTATTTTGTTAATAACAAAAGTTAGGTGCTATTTTGTCAGCGCCAAAATCTTTCGGATACCGATTTAGTATTTACCTCGTCATAATATTATTTGGCCATATGTCAAtttgtgccacgtgtcacaacaTTGTTCATTCACATGTCATTCGTCATGTTATCATTATAGATAcaccaaattaatttttgattttgtATTAAATGACTCATTTTAATTCTTGAAATTGAATATGGTATATCAAATTAGTTCTTctaccagtttttttttttttgtaaaattaaaattctcaaCATCTTTAaatacactaattttaattatatttgttcaCGTATCATTTAAATACAAGtatttttatagtatatttttgagtttttagttttaattatataattttttacaataatttaatgttgataaattttataatatataagtatattatttgtcaaaaagaattatattattgattaaacacatttttttattttaatccaaaaaaatgtttatttttaacaagagatcaataattaaaatatatattttttattttttcaatttctatAAAATACGCGCGTGTATTTTGGACTTTAacaatatgtatttttttaatcaatcatataatttttttattaaataacataattattattatgagtCGTATCTAAGATTGGTTGtgtgcaaataaattaaattagaccAATTTGGTATATTTGCGATAATGACACAGTAAATGACACATGAACAAATAATATTGTGATACGTGTCATTTATGACACGtaatcaaataatattataatatatggCGTAATAGTCTACATCAACATGTCACATATTATTAATCAATTCGACATTATACCATTATATGTtgtcaaattataaaataacacGTGTCACTAATGATTCACATCATCAAGTCACATCAACATGTTATTTTGTAAGAAATAAATCAGAGATTAACATAGTACATTTTTGCTAatctcaaaaatatatattattattaaaattttaaaaataattttaatgtacgATGTCAATATCAAAATTCACTTTGGAGGTTAACtcctaaaaaaattgtttagtTGAAAGTGTacatcaaaaattaatttaattaaacggAACTTCACTTAACTAAATTTTAGTCTAAATAAAATAGTAAGGTTaccttttatttcaaaaaacaaaaacatagtTCCAgactattaattaattaacaaaaaataatactttattttataataactttTACTTTATTAGTGCAATAATGATGTTAAGAGGTATGTTAGTAATCTCTcttctataattataataacaacaaaatatgTGTTTCATTCTTGTCAATTTACATGTTTCTCAATAATTTTCTGGGAAGATGCTAATCAACTGGGATTTCAAAGAGGAATTGACATGAGCAATTAATTCAaatgtttaataattttatacgaTAAGCTatgcataaattttaagaattgtttttttACCATAAGTTATGTCGTCTTTAAATTGTTTTCCATTAGGAAGATACTCCCACATACACGCATAAAATGTTTTTTTGTAAAGACATTTATGTATCGCATTATTATTGAATATATTAATGAAAcgattatttttaaattttttaaaaattagaataaaatcgatttttttataacatacaataacaataaattcaaTTGTTATTAGATCCAGTCGGATCGGCCAATTTATATAACTTATCATagattttttaaacaaaaattaaagatatatttatttttttatcaaaaaatttaaacacaatTCGTTTTAGATTGTATAAATCGGTCGGATTAAATTgggtctaataattataatgtgAACAACTAAgtttattattgttgctatAATAAATCGATTTTATTctagtttattaaaaaataaattattaatcgatttaataaaaatatctaataatatCATGATACAtgtaaaagttaaaaaaaaaaaacatttttagtGATCTTTAACAAAatagactttttttttatttagtaataCATAGGAGCAaacttttcatatatatatatatatatatatatatatatacacacttaTTTACAcatatttctaatttaatttt from Arachis duranensis cultivar V14167 chromosome 4, aradu.V14167.gnm2.J7QH, whole genome shotgun sequence encodes:
- the LOC110272412 gene encoding uncharacterized protein LOC110272412 isoform X1; translation: MRPQGPPPPPGGPGPPGFPGPISVLGNFFNGLCSAISSCFYIVCCCCLLQECFGGPAESPPPPQTPLLAPPPPPPPPPPAPPVPTPPPAGPPGPDFSPAPPNPYGPPGPPGPYSPPGPPGPPGPYSPPGPPGPIGPPPY
- the LOC110272412 gene encoding classical arabinogalactan protein 9 isoform X2, giving the protein MGYVVPYLLVCCCCLLQECFGGPAESPPPPQTPLLAPPPPPPPPPPAPPVPTPPPAGPPGPDFSPAPPNPYGPPGPPGPYSPPGPPGPPGPYSPPGPPGPIGPPPY